The genome window ACGGCGGCAGTCCGGACAGCTCGATCCAGACCCGCTCGTACGACAGGGCCAGGAACGCGGCTGCGTCGTACCACCAGCCCCGGCCGCCGTGGGCCAGCACCACGTCCAGGGACCGGAAGTCCCGCAGCACGTCGTCGAGCAGGATCGGGTCCGCGTACGCGTTCATCGAGCCCGGGAAGGTCGACGTGCCGCAGTGCACGACCAGCGGGATGCCGGCCTGCTGGCACACCGCGTACGCCGGGTACATGGCACGGTCGTCGGCCGGGAAACCCCCGTGCACCGGGTGGATCTTCAGCGCGACCGCGCCGAGGTCGAGCTGCCGCCGCAGCTCCGCCTCGATCGGGAAGTGCAGGTGCGGGTTGACGTTCGCGACCAGCCGGGTGCGCTGCGAGTACGACGTCAGCGGCAGTAGGTCCTCCACCGGCTGGATCCCGGTCACCTTGGGGCTGTACTCGGAGAACAGCAGGGCGACGTCGACCCCCTCGGCGGCCAGGTACGCGTCGAACCGGGCCGGGTCGACCGTCCCGGCCTCGTCGTAGACGGCGCCGAGCACGCCGCCGTCGCCGAAGTCCTGGGCCCAGGTCCGCCAGGCCGGCGTGAGCGTCGGCAGCCGGGCCGCGTGCACGTGCACGTCGACCAGGGCCCGGCCGTCGAGCATCAGCTCCCTCCGGACACGTCCGCGGCGCCGGCGGCCTCGGCCTTCGGCAGCGGCTCGACGAGCACGGTCGCGGCCATCGCCCGCAGGTCGACCCGGCGGATCTTGCCGGTCGCCGTGGTCGGGTACGCGTCGACGAACACGACCCTGCGCGGCCGCTTGAACGACGGCAGTCCCTCCCGGCAGAACGCGACCAGCTCGGCCTCGGTCGCCGCCGACCCCGGCCGCAGGACCACGTACGCCACCGGCTTCTCCAGCCCGTCGACGTCCGGGGCGGCGACCACGATCGCCTGCCCCACGGCCGCGTGCGCCAGCAGCCGGGTCTCGACCTCGGCCGGCGAGACCCAGATCCCGCTGGCCTTGAGCATGTCCCCGGTCCGGCCGAGGCAGCTGTAGAAGCCCGCCGCGTCCTGGACGTACGTGTCCCCGGTGCGCAGCCACTCGCCCTGGAAGACCTGGCGGGAGGCGCCGTACCGGGACCAGTAGCCGGTGGCGGTGGAGTCGCCGCGGACGAACAGCGTCCCCGGCACCCCGGTCTCGACCGGCCGGCCGTCCTGGTCGAGGATCCGCAGCTCGTACCCCGGCACGGCCTCGCCGGTCGTGCCCGGCCGGATCCGCCCGGGCCGGTTGGACAGGAAGATGTGCAGCATCTCGGTCATGCCGATGCCGTCGAGGATGTCGACCCCGAAGTACGCGCTCCAGCGCTCCTGCAGCGCGGCCGGCAGCGCCTCGCCCGCGCTCACCGCGGTCCGGACGCCGGTCAGCCCATCCGCCGGCAGCTCGGCCCGCAGCATGTTGGCGAAGAACGTCGGCCCGGCGAAGAACAGCGTCGCGCCGTACTTCTGGGTCCGGTCGGTGATGACGTCGGGCCGGGACGGCGCCGGCTCCAGCACCGCGGCGGCGCCGACCGAGAGCGGGAACAGCACGGTGTTGCCGAGGCCGTAGGCGAAGAAGGCCTTGGCCGCGGACAGGCAGCGGTCCTCGCGGGTGATCCCGAGGACCTGCGACCCGTACGTCTCGCAGACGACCTGGATCGAGCCGTGCCGGTGCATGGCCGCCTTCGGCATGCCGGTGGTGCCGGACGTGTAGAGCCAGAACGCCGGCGAGTCCGGGCCCGTCGGGTAGATCGAGTCGTCGTCGCCGGAGAGCGAATCCAGCCGGTGCACGGGCAGCTCGGACGGGACCGGCGCGGCGGCGAGGATGCCGACCAGCTCGGGCGCCTGCGCGGCCGCGGCCCCGGCCAGCTCGGCGAACTCGGCCGAGGTCGCCAGCAACCGCGCCCGCGAGTCCCGCAGCAGCTCGACCAGACCGTCCACATGCGACATGGTCGAGACCGGCACCGGCACCGCGCCCATCCGCATCGCGGCCAGGTAGACCACGAAGAACTCCGGCGAGTCGGCCATGAACATCAGCACCCGCTGCTCCGGCTGCAGGCCGATCGCCCGCAGCCCGGCCGCGGTCCGGCGGACGCGCTCGTGCAGCTCCCCGTACGTCACGTCGCCGGCGACGCCGGTCAGCGCGAGCCGGGCACCGTCACCGGCGGCGATCCGCCGGTCGAGGAGATACTCGCTGGCGTTGAACATGCCTCATCACACCAGGTGGACGTAGTCGTAGTCGAACGGCTGGCCGTTGATCCCGTTGCGCGGCGGCGCGATCCAGGAGGCGATCCGGCCGCGCTCGTACACCGGGTGCATGAGCGAGCGGACGTGCGTCTTGTCGACCTCGGTCGGCAGGAAGCGGCCCTGCTCGCGGGCCCACTCGTCGGCCGACAGGATCCGGCCGTCCGGGGTCGCCTCGATCCCGGCGAACGCGCCGACCTTGCGGTTGAACGCGACGTCCGGCAGCGCCAGCCGCTGCTTCAGCCCGGCCTGCTCCAGGATCCGGTTCCACCGCTTGACCCCGCCCTGGCAGTCCGCGATGTACTCGCGCCGCAGGTCGGTGTTGAGGCCGACCAGCGCGGACACCTCGGTCTGCCCGATAGCACCCTCGACCAGGGCGTCGACGGTCATCGCGTCGTCGCCCAGCTTGTGGTCGTCCTTGCGGCGGTCCTCCATCCAGCGGCCCTTGAGCCCGGCGGTGTAGTAGTTCGCCACGTTGGTCGAGGTGTCGCCGCCGAAGAGGTCGAGCGAGACCGAGTAGTGGAAGTTCAGGTACTTCTGGATCACGTCCAGCGGGATCACCCCGGCCCCGCCGACGTCCTCGGTGTCCTGCTCGACCATCACCTGGGCCGTGCGCTCCACGATCCGGTCCACCCCGGTGGTGCCGACCATCATGTGGTGGGCCTCCTCCTTGAGCATGAACTCACAGGTCCGCGACAGCGGGTCGAAGGCCGACTCCTTCAGCGTCCCGAGCTGATATTTGCCGTCCCGGTCGGTGAAGTAGGTGAACATGAAGAACGACAGCCAGTCCGGCGTCTCCTCGTTGAAGGCGCCGAGGATGCGGGGCGCGTCCTCGCTGCCGGAGTTGCGGTGCAGCAGCTCCTCGGCCTCCTCGCGGCCCTCCCGGCCGAAGTACGCGTGCAGCAGGTAGACCATCGCCCACAGGTGCCGGCCCTCCTCCACATTGACCTGGAAGAGGTTGCGCAGGTCGTACAGGGAGGGGGCGGTGGCGCCGAGGTTGCGCTGCTGCTCGACCGACGCCGGCTCGGTGTCGCCCTGGATGACGATCAGCCGCTGCAGCTCGGAGCGGTACTCCCCCGGCACCTTCTGCCAGGCCGGGTCGCCCTTGTGCTGGCCGAAGCCGACCTGCCGGTCCCGGTCCCGCTCGGCCAGGAAGATGCCCCAGCGGTAGTCCCGCATCGGCACGTGCCCGAAGTGGGCCCAGCCGTCGCGCCCGACGTGCATCGCCGTACGGAGGTAGACGTCCTCGGTGGGCAGCGTCGGGCCCATCGACTCCCACCAGTTCAGGAAGTTCGGCTGCCAGGACTCCAGCGCCCGCTGCAGCCGCCGGTCGTCGCGCAGGTCGACGTTGTTCGGGATCTTCTCGGTGTAGTCGGCGGGACCGCTCATGCTCAGACTCGCTTCCGGTCGAAGTCGGCGCGCTGGCCGGTGCCGAACTTGCGGAGGGCCCCGTCGGGGCCGGATGCGTTGGGTCGGTTGAAGATCCAGTTCTGCCAGGCCGTGAGCCGGCCGAAGATCTTCGTCTCCAGCGTCTCCGGGCCGGCGAAGCGGTAGTTCGCCTCCAGGCCGGTGAGCGCGTCCGGGCTGAAGCCCGTCCGCTCCTCCAGCGCTATCCGCACCTCCTCGTCCCAGTCGATGTCGTCCGGGGCGAAGGTGACCAGCCCGAGCCCGGCCGCGTCGTCGGCGGCCAGTGGCTCACCGACCCGCTTCGACACCGCCT of Mycobacteriales bacterium contains these proteins:
- the boxB gene encoding benzoyl-CoA 2,3-epoxidase subunit BoxB — translated: MSGPADYTEKIPNNVDLRDDRRLQRALESWQPNFLNWWESMGPTLPTEDVYLRTAMHVGRDGWAHFGHVPMRDYRWGIFLAERDRDRQVGFGQHKGDPAWQKVPGEYRSELQRLIVIQGDTEPASVEQQRNLGATAPSLYDLRNLFQVNVEEGRHLWAMVYLLHAYFGREGREEAEELLHRNSGSEDAPRILGAFNEETPDWLSFFMFTYFTDRDGKYQLGTLKESAFDPLSRTCEFMLKEEAHHMMVGTTGVDRIVERTAQVMVEQDTEDVGGAGVIPLDVIQKYLNFHYSVSLDLFGGDTSTNVANYYTAGLKGRWMEDRRKDDHKLGDDAMTVDALVEGAIGQTEVSALVGLNTDLRREYIADCQGGVKRWNRILEQAGLKQRLALPDVAFNRKVGAFAGIEATPDGRILSADEWAREQGRFLPTEVDKTHVRSLMHPVYERGRIASWIAPPRNGINGQPFDYDYVHLV
- a CDS encoding benzoate-CoA ligase family protein; protein product: MFNASEYLLDRRIAAGDGARLALTGVAGDVTYGELHERVRRTAAGLRAIGLQPEQRVLMFMADSPEFFVVYLAAMRMGAVPVPVSTMSHVDGLVELLRDSRARLLATSAEFAELAGAAAAQAPELVGILAAAPVPSELPVHRLDSLSGDDDSIYPTGPDSPAFWLYTSGTTGMPKAAMHRHGSIQVVCETYGSQVLGITREDRCLSAAKAFFAYGLGNTVLFPLSVGAAAVLEPAPSRPDVITDRTQKYGATLFFAGPTFFANMLRAELPADGLTGVRTAVSAGEALPAALQERWSAYFGVDILDGIGMTEMLHIFLSNRPGRIRPGTTGEAVPGYELRILDQDGRPVETGVPGTLFVRGDSTATGYWSRYGASRQVFQGEWLRTGDTYVQDAAGFYSCLGRTGDMLKASGIWVSPAEVETRLLAHAAVGQAIVVAAPDVDGLEKPVAYVVLRPGSAATEAELVAFCREGLPSFKRPRRVVFVDAYPTTATGKIRRVDLRAMAATVLVEPLPKAEAAGAADVSGGS
- a CDS encoding amidohydrolase family protein, with translation MLDGRALVDVHVHAARLPTLTPAWRTWAQDFGDGGVLGAVYDEAGTVDPARFDAYLAAEGVDVALLFSEYSPKVTGIQPVEDLLPLTSYSQRTRLVANVNPHLHFPIEAELRRQLDLGAVALKIHPVHGGFPADDRAMYPAYAVCQQAGIPLVVHCGTSTFPGSMNAYADPILLDDVLRDFRSLDVVLAHGGRGWWYDAAAFLALSYERVWIELSGLPPSRLRDYYARHHWGRLSRRMIFGTDWPGVPGIANNARAVAELCPDEETAGLVLAGNAARVYNLTLPA